The nucleotide sequence GTTCACGAGAACGCTCGTCGAGAATAAAGTCTTCGGTAACATCTGCAGCGGTTATTAATTTCGCCTTGGCCCGGCTTCTCACGACATTGATGTCATCGGCCGCTTTAGCCAGATCTCCTTTTCTGAAATAAGCCTCCGCGCGGTACAAATAGGTTTCAGCTACGCGCATCCGGCTGAAATCTTTGACCGTGTTTCCACTCAAAACATTATTGCCAACCGGGGTACCATTAATCTTCCTATAATAGGGATAGTACATGCGCAGCGTGTCCAGCTCGAAATTTGTGATGGTTCCGTCATTTCTAACCGTGTACAGTTTGCCATTCGCGGCTTTTCTGGTGCGTATCGGTTTTCCAAAATATTCCGGATCTGCCGGATTGTTGTAGTAGAATACCCGTTGAATATTGTATTCAGAGTTGCGCATATCATTGGGATCAATCTTCCAGATATCATATTTCAGATAGTTGGTAGGTGAGTTCACCCCAATACCTCTGCCCAGGCTATCAGAAGGCAAATTAAGCTTAGCATTGGGAGACTGGGTGCGGTCGTACTCAGGACCCCAGTACCGGATGCTGTTGTTGGCTGATGATGCTGTAAAAGTACCACCGATGGTGAAATTCTCGAACTGCCACGCCCACATGACTTCCTTGTTTCCCTGTGACCAGTTGATCTGACCTTCGGCAAAAACATCAGAAAACACATCGCCGGGCCTTGAAGAGGCCGGACCAAAGCGTTCGGTCATGATCTGGTAGTCACCCGCTTCCTTGCTGATTACCTTCGTGGCGGCAGCAATGGATTTGTCATAAAAAGTTGGGTCTTTTTTCTCCATCCCGAGGGATATATAAACCTCGCTCAATAAATGAAAAGCCGCTGCCCTCGGTATTCTGCCATCGGGTACCTGAGTAGGTAGTAGTTGGCTCGCCAGTTCAAGATCTCCCGCCGCAAAGGCCAGCACGTCGGCCCGGCTATCGCGCACGAAATCAAACTTGGGTTCCGTGATCCGCTCCCTGACGATCGGTACACCCCCATAGATATTGGCCAGGAAATTATAGGTATATCCTCTGAAAAAGAGGGCTTGCCCCTTAATATTATTCCTATCCGCTTCGGCGATATCCAGCGCAGGATCGTCGATGTTCTCTAGAATAAGATTAGCCTTAACGATCATTTCTTTGAACGCCCAGTCCCAATAAATGATCGTTGCGCTCAGATTTGAATTGAGCAGACTGTAATCCTTGTTTCCCCTCGAATCGTTCCTTCCCCACTGGGTCTGATCGGTTCCAACAGTCATGTATTCAAAATTGTTGGAGGCAATAATGTGTTCCTGACGTGCTCCCTCATACAGGGAAACAACTGCCGCATCGTAACCCGCCGCACTGGTCAGCAGGTTTTCTGGACTAAACCGGTCCAACGGAACCTCGTCAAGGTACGACTCGCTGCACGCTGTCCCGATGAACAAAAGGGAAACGATTAATAAACTACGGTTGAATATATTTTTCATTTTTTGAAGCATTAGAATGAGATATTGATACCGGCAACATACGTTTTCAGCAAGGGGCCATTTCCCCCCGGCGACCGTCCTCCCGCGCCAAACTCAGGATCCCAGCCCTTCCAATTTGTCAACGTCGCCAGATTTTTACCACTCACATAAATCTGTACGCTACCTAATCTTGCTCTTTTCGTGATAGTCTCGGGGATGCTGTAAGCAAACGAAACATCCTGAAGCCGCACAAAACTTCTACTCTGATAGAATCCGTAACCCAGCGGATTTCGGTAATTAATCCGGGGATAGTCATTGATCGGGTTCGCAGCAGTCCAATAAGGCACATCTAAAAAATTCATCTGATCATAGAAGTTGCTGCCAGGATTCAGCATCGAAACGGAGCTATACCCTCCCTGTCTCATATTCAAGGCAACCGTTAAGCTGAATCCCTTGAAGCTGAGTATATTGGTAATTCCCATATTGAAGTTTGCCTGATCGTTGTTGACCACGGCCCGGTCGTCGGGGCTTATTTTTCCGTCAGGAATCCCATCGGGGCCGCTTATATCCTTGAATTTAATATCACCAGGTTGTGCTCCCGGTATCAGGCTAAGGTCATCCCCTTCCTGAAATATCCCATCGAAAACATAATCGAAATTTGAGCCCAGCGGTTGCCCGATAAACCACCCGCTGGCGATATCGTCATCTTCTATTCCGTCATTGTCCAGATCCCTGCCGGTGAGCTTCACAATTTTGTTGCGGTTGAATGAAAATGCCACGCGGGAATTCCATTCGAAGCCCCTTTTACGGATATTTACCGTTTTCAGGTCCACCTCAAGACCATAGTTTTTTGTTTGTCCTATGTTGCGCAGGAACCTTTCGAAACCATTGGTATTGGGAATGATCTGTTGCAGCAGCAGATCAAACGTATTGCTCTGATAGAAATTGATAGAGGCTCCGATTCGGCTCGAAAATGCCTCTATATCGGTACCAATGTTAAAGCTCTCGGTAGTCTCCCAGCCCAGGTTCGGGTTGGCCAGGGTGCTGGTACTTAGCCCTACCGAGGTTGGACTTCCGTCGCCAAAAACGTAATTGCTCTGGTTCACCTGGCTCAGAGAAGAATATTCAGCTACCCCCCGGTTGCCATTCCGCCCCCAGGAAGCCCTGAGT is from Salmonirosea aquatica and encodes:
- a CDS encoding RagB/SusD family nutrient uptake outer membrane protein; the encoded protein is MKNIFNRSLLIVSLLFIGTACSESYLDEVPLDRFSPENLLTSAAGYDAAVVSLYEGARQEHIIASNNFEYMTVGTDQTQWGRNDSRGNKDYSLLNSNLSATIIYWDWAFKEMIVKANLILENIDDPALDIAEADRNNIKGQALFFRGYTYNFLANIYGGVPIVRERITEPKFDFVRDSRADVLAFAAGDLELASQLLPTQVPDGRIPRAAAFHLLSEVYISLGMEKKDPTFYDKSIAAATKVISKEAGDYQIMTERFGPASSRPGDVFSDVFAEGQINWSQGNKEVMWAWQFENFTIGGTFTASSANNSIRYWGPEYDRTQSPNAKLNLPSDSLGRGIGVNSPTNYLKYDIWKIDPNDMRNSEYNIQRVFYYNNPADPEYFGKPIRTRKAANGKLYTVRNDGTITNFELDTLRMYYPYYRKINGTPVGNNVLSGNTVKDFSRMRVAETYLYRAEAYFRKGDLAKAADDINVVRSRAKAKLITAADVTEDFILDERSRELVVEEPRLRTLIRMGRLVDRVKKYNSKPSVPNGPSSGGTIQDFNRFWPIPQKVIDANTGAKFEQNPGYL